A window of the Thalassospira indica genome harbors these coding sequences:
- the purL gene encoding phosphoribosylformylglycinamidine synthase subunit PurL: protein MSSNDFNSTPITPELVKEHGLNEEEYKLVLEIMGREPNINELGIFSVMWSEHCSYKSSKKWLKTLPTKAEWVIQGPGENAGVIDIGDGQAAVFKMESHNHPSFIEPYQGAATGVGGIMRDVFTMGARPVANLNALRFGEPDHPKTRHLLSGVVEGIGGYGNCMGVPTIGGETNFHASYNGNILVNAMTVGLADTDNIFYSAAAGIGNPVVYVGSKTGRDGIHGATMASAEFDDDSEEKRPTVQVGDPFTEKLLLEACLELMATDMIVAIQDMGAAGLTSSSFEMASKGGVGVELWLDKVPMREEGMTPYELMLSESQERMLMVLKPGCEDAAKAIFDKWELDFAVIGTLTDTKRMVLKWHGEVAGDLPIDPLAEASPEYDRPWEPTPKQDRIDPNSISAKVSHVDALKTLIASPDLASRRWIWEQYDHLVRGNTIVRPGGDAGVVRVEGTNKGLAATTDCTPRYVMADPVEGGKQAVAEAYRNLVATGAKPLAITDNMNFGNPERPRIMGQFVGACQGIGEACIALDFPVVSGNVSLYNETNGVGIMPTPAIGGVGLISDLGHHATIGIKRDDSALIMIGAATGELGQSLYLKTIEGREEGAPPPVDLGAEKRAGTLVRELIELGLVRTCHDIADGGLLVTVAEMCLAGNIGADLHLPEAGSEVAWLFGEDQGRYVIATRDPDKVLNAAGSANVAAVIIGQAGGDAVVIDGGDKVSLSELRELNEGWMPSFMAEAV, encoded by the coding sequence GTGAGCTCCAACGATTTCAACAGCACGCCGATCACGCCGGAACTGGTCAAGGAACACGGCCTGAACGAAGAAGAATACAAACTCGTTCTCGAAATCATGGGTCGCGAACCCAACATCAACGAGCTTGGCATCTTCTCGGTCATGTGGTCTGAGCACTGCTCCTACAAGTCCTCGAAAAAATGGCTGAAAACCCTTCCGACCAAGGCCGAGTGGGTCATTCAGGGGCCGGGCGAAAATGCCGGCGTGATTGACATCGGTGATGGTCAGGCAGCCGTCTTCAAGATGGAAAGCCACAACCACCCGTCCTTTATCGAACCCTATCAGGGGGCTGCAACCGGTGTTGGCGGCATCATGCGTGACGTCTTCACCATGGGTGCACGTCCGGTCGCAAACCTCAATGCGCTTCGCTTTGGCGAGCCTGATCATCCGAAAACCCGCCATCTTCTGAGCGGTGTGGTCGAAGGCATCGGCGGGTATGGCAACTGCATGGGCGTTCCTACCATTGGCGGTGAAACCAACTTCCATGCGTCGTATAACGGCAACATCCTGGTCAATGCGATGACCGTGGGTCTGGCCGATACCGATAATATCTTCTACTCAGCCGCGGCTGGCATCGGGAACCCGGTTGTTTATGTCGGCTCGAAAACCGGACGTGACGGTATCCATGGCGCGACCATGGCATCAGCCGAGTTTGATGATGACAGCGAAGAAAAGCGTCCTACCGTTCAGGTCGGTGATCCGTTCACCGAAAAGCTCCTGCTGGAAGCGTGCCTTGAGCTGATGGCGACCGACATGATCGTCGCCATTCAGGATATGGGGGCTGCGGGCCTGACCTCGTCCTCGTTCGAAATGGCATCCAAGGGCGGCGTTGGTGTTGAGCTGTGGCTTGATAAAGTTCCAATGCGCGAAGAAGGCATGACGCCCTACGAGCTGATGCTGTCAGAGTCGCAGGAACGCATGCTGATGGTCCTCAAACCCGGTTGCGAAGATGCCGCCAAGGCGATCTTTGACAAATGGGAACTCGACTTTGCCGTTATCGGTACGCTCACCGATACCAAGCGCATGGTTCTGAAATGGCATGGTGAAGTTGCCGGTGATCTGCCGATTGATCCGCTGGCCGAAGCATCGCCGGAATATGATCGTCCGTGGGAACCGACCCCGAAACAGGATCGCATCGATCCCAACAGCATTTCGGCCAAGGTCAGCCATGTTGACGCGCTGAAAACCCTGATCGCATCGCCCGACCTCGCGTCGCGTCGCTGGATCTGGGAACAGTATGATCATCTGGTCCGTGGCAACACGATTGTCCGTCCGGGCGGTGATGCCGGCGTTGTCCGCGTCGAAGGTACGAACAAGGGCCTTGCCGCGACCACCGACTGCACCCCGCGCTATGTCATGGCCGATCCGGTCGAAGGCGGCAAACAGGCCGTTGCCGAAGCCTACCGCAACCTGGTTGCAACCGGCGCCAAGCCGCTTGCCATCACGGATAACATGAACTTCGGCAACCCGGAACGCCCGCGCATCATGGGTCAGTTCGTTGGGGCCTGCCAGGGGATTGGCGAAGCCTGTATTGCACTGGATTTCCCGGTCGTGTCGGGCAACGTGTCACTTTACAACGAAACCAACGGTGTGGGCATCATGCCGACCCCGGCCATTGGTGGCGTTGGCCTGATTTCCGATCTCGGTCACCACGCAACGATTGGCATCAAACGCGATGACAGTGCGCTGATCATGATCGGTGCGGCAACCGGTGAACTGGGTCAGTCGCTGTATCTCAAGACCATCGAAGGTCGCGAAGAAGGCGCCCCGCCGCCGGTCGATCTGGGGGCTGAAAAGCGTGCCGGTACGCTGGTGCGTGAACTGATCGAACTTGGTCTGGTACGCACTTGCCACGATATCGCTGATGGCGGCCTTCTGGTCACCGTTGCCGAAATGTGCCTTGCAGGCAATATCGGTGCTGACCTGCATCTGCCGGAAGCTGGCAGCGAAGTCGCATGGCTGTTTGGCGAAGATCAGGGCCGTTACGTGATCGCAACCCGCGATCCGGACAAGGTTCTGAACGCTGCAGGCAGTGCGAATGTCGCAGCCGTGATTATCGGTCAGGCTGGCGGTGATGCAGTCGTCATTGATGGCGGCGACAAAGTATCGCTTTCCGAACTGCGCGAACTCAATGAAGGCTGGATGCCATCCTTCATGGCCGAAGCCGTTTAA
- a CDS encoding DUF1476 domain-containing protein — protein sequence MSSFNDRERGFEAKYSFDLEQDFRVETHLYKMLIQWAGEQMGMSPEECQDYTRKIIGEVVANPRENGVVALLLADFGRKNIDVTASALNVKLEELRPVARAEVLS from the coding sequence ATGAGCAGCTTTAATGATCGTGAACGCGGGTTTGAAGCAAAGTACAGCTTTGATCTTGAACAGGATTTTCGTGTCGAAACCCATCTTTATAAAATGCTGATCCAGTGGGCTGGCGAACAGATGGGCATGTCCCCCGAAGAATGTCAGGATTACACGCGCAAGATCATTGGCGAGGTTGTTGCCAACCCGCGTGAAAACGGTGTTGTTGCCCTGTTGCTGGCCGATTTTGGACGCAAAAATATCGACGTCACAGCCTCTGCCTTGAATGTAAAGCTCGAAGAACTACGTCCGGTTGCGCGTGCAGAGGTACTGTCGTGA
- a CDS encoding CTP synthase C-terminal region-related (seleno)protein: MTVTIALVGDYNPNVTAHQAIPKALDLAVKNLGLTVTFDWVATSDIDCPDAKILDGYNGIWCVPASPYQSFDGALSAIRRARESRIAFLGTCGGYQHAILEYARNVLGLADAANAEIDPNASLPLIAPLSCALIDQDGGIDLAENSVIRKVCGAAHLTETYRCSFGFNPEYAHVLDGRDLRIVAWDRDRDPRAIELRGHPFFIGTAFQPERAALRGEDHPLINAFVRAAAG, encoded by the coding sequence ATGACCGTCACCATCGCACTTGTCGGCGATTACAACCCGAACGTCACCGCCCATCAGGCCATCCCAAAGGCCCTGGACTTGGCCGTCAAAAATCTTGGACTCACCGTCACATTTGACTGGGTCGCGACATCCGACATTGATTGCCCAGATGCCAAAATCCTTGATGGCTATAACGGGATCTGGTGCGTGCCTGCCAGCCCGTATCAAAGCTTTGACGGTGCGCTTTCCGCCATTCGGCGTGCGCGTGAAAGCCGGATTGCTTTTCTGGGAACCTGTGGCGGGTATCAGCACGCGATCTTGGAATATGCCCGTAATGTTCTTGGGCTTGCCGATGCGGCAAATGCGGAAATCGACCCGAATGCTTCATTGCCCCTGATCGCGCCGCTTAGCTGTGCATTGATTGATCAGGATGGTGGGATCGACCTTGCGGAAAACAGTGTAATCCGCAAGGTTTGTGGTGCCGCGCATTTGACGGAAACTTATCGCTGCTCATTCGGGTTTAACCCGGAATATGCACATGTGCTTGATGGCCGGGATCTTCGGATTGTGGCCTGGGATCGGGATCGTGATCCGCGTGCGATTGAGCTTCGCGGTCATCCGTTCTTTATTGGGACCGCGTTTCAGCCCGAACGTGCTGCACTGCGTGGCGAAGACCATCCGTTGATCAACGCATTCGTACGTGCTGCTGCGGGCTAA
- a CDS encoding NRDE family protein → MCTVIILRRPDHDWPVIIGANRDEMNNRPWKAPARHWEDRPDVIAGLDETAGGTWLGVNEDGVVAAVLNRYGTLGPADGKRSRGELPLEALDHADAIDAAQALAELDGDAYRPFNMVIADNRDAYWLANRGTGKIEITEIPEGLSILTAHDLNDTQNSARTKRNLPRFVSAPAPHPEADDWFAWQALLADTGTEAPDPDHHDIRADAMLVRSNIGFETICSSLIGLPAIPTSEHELPRRPVWLFAEGQPDKTPFHPVDV, encoded by the coding sequence ATGTGTACAGTCATTATTTTACGCCGCCCCGACCATGACTGGCCGGTGATCATTGGCGCCAATCGCGATGAAATGAATAACCGTCCCTGGAAGGCGCCTGCGCGCCACTGGGAAGACCGCCCTGATGTCATTGCTGGTCTGGACGAGACCGCCGGGGGAACTTGGCTTGGTGTCAATGAGGACGGGGTGGTTGCCGCTGTGCTTAACCGCTATGGCACGCTGGGCCCTGCCGATGGCAAACGATCACGCGGGGAGTTGCCGCTCGAGGCACTTGACCATGCCGACGCGATTGACGCCGCACAAGCCCTTGCCGAACTGGATGGCGATGCCTATCGCCCGTTTAACATGGTGATCGCCGATAACCGGGATGCCTATTGGCTGGCAAACCGCGGTACGGGCAAGATCGAAATTACTGAAATCCCCGAAGGTCTTTCGATTCTGACCGCCCATGACCTTAATGACACGCAAAACAGTGCGCGAACCAAACGCAATCTGCCGCGCTTTGTCAGTGCCCCGGCTCCGCACCCCGAAGCCGACGACTGGTTTGCCTGGCAGGCGCTTTTGGCTGATACCGGAACAGAGGCCCCGGACCCGGATCATCATGACATCCGTGCCGATGCCATGCTGGTGCGCAGCAATATCGGATTTGAGACCATCTGTTCGTCGCTGATCGGGCTTCCGGCGATTCCCACAAGCGAACATGAACTGCCGAGACGCCCGGTCTGGCTGTTTGCCGAAGGCCAGCCCGACAAAACACCGTTCCATCCGGTCGACGTCTAA
- a CDS encoding response regulator has product MRILLADDHDLVREAISLLFQQYFDDCEVAEAGALDPALELIAANNTFDLVLLDLRMPGMNGLEGLKRTLEKVADSTFVVLLSGAYRSEDVRKALEAGAHGFIPKTLRGQALANAVQLVLAGDKYLPSSILNDMNDNMSGGGDGEGRLAGGFGSEGDFGRLTPREREVLALLSEGRPNKDIARHLDLREITVKYHLKNIYRKLNVSNRAQAVKMALEDMARSGTL; this is encoded by the coding sequence TTGCGTATCCTTTTGGCGGACGATCACGATCTTGTTCGTGAGGCAATCTCGCTACTGTTCCAACAGTATTTCGATGACTGTGAAGTGGCCGAAGCAGGGGCATTGGACCCCGCACTCGAGCTGATAGCAGCCAATAATACATTCGATCTGGTGCTGCTTGATCTGCGCATGCCGGGGATGAATGGACTTGAAGGTTTGAAGCGCACCTTGGAGAAGGTGGCAGATTCGACCTTTGTGGTTCTGCTTTCTGGCGCATATCGAAGTGAAGATGTCCGCAAGGCGCTTGAGGCCGGTGCGCATGGCTTTATTCCCAAGACACTGCGTGGGCAGGCCTTGGCAAATGCTGTGCAGCTGGTTCTGGCTGGTGACAAATACCTGCCGTCGTCGATTCTGAACGACATGAATGACAACATGTCAGGCGGGGGTGATGGCGAAGGTCGCCTTGCCGGCGGTTTTGGTAGTGAGGGTGATTTTGGACGTCTGACACCGCGTGAACGTGAAGTTCTCGCACTGCTGTCAGAAGGACGTCCGAACAAGGACATTGCCCGTCACCTTGATCTGCGCGAAATCACGGTGAAGTACCATCTGAAAAACATCTATCGCAAACTGAACGTCTCGAACCGTGCGCAGGCCGTGAAAATGGCTCTTGAAGATATGGCGCGGTCCGGAACTTTGTAG
- the purQ gene encoding phosphoribosylformylglycinamidine synthase subunit PurQ produces the protein MKSAVILFPGINRENDAIAALKQATGTEPTLVWHGDTELPKTDIIMVPGGFSYGDYLRCGAMAAKSPIMRAVAERAKQGVTTIGVCNGFQILTEAGLLPGALMRNASLKFICKNTHLKVENADTRFTNLYGAGEIVEYPVAHHDGNYFADSDTLDRLEGEGRVVLRYCDVDGKVDPATNLNGSQRNIAGIINEAGNVLGMMPHPENAIDPLHGGTDGRNLFKSMVEAAS, from the coding sequence ATGAAATCCGCTGTCATCCTGTTTCCCGGCATCAACCGGGAGAATGACGCCATCGCAGCACTGAAACAGGCCACCGGCACCGAGCCCACCCTGGTCTGGCATGGCGACACCGAGCTGCCAAAGACCGACATCATCATGGTCCCGGGTGGCTTTTCCTATGGCGACTATTTGCGTTGTGGCGCCATGGCGGCCAAGTCGCCGATCATGCGTGCGGTTGCCGAACGTGCCAAACAGGGTGTAACCACCATTGGCGTTTGCAACGGCTTCCAGATCCTGACCGAGGCAGGCCTTCTGCCCGGTGCACTGATGCGCAATGCCAGCCTGAAATTCATCTGCAAGAACACGCACCTGAAAGTCGAAAACGCCGATACGCGCTTTACCAATCTTTATGGCGCGGGCGAGATTGTCGAATATCCGGTCGCCCATCACGACGGCAACTATTTTGCCGACAGCGACACGCTTGACCGCCTTGAAGGCGAAGGTCGCGTTGTTCTGCGTTACTGCGATGTCGATGGCAAAGTTGATCCGGCGACCAACCTCAATGGTTCCCAGCGCAATATTGCCGGCATCATCAACGAGGCGGGCAACGTCCTTGGTATGATGCCCCACCCGGAAAATGCAATCGATCCGCTGCATGGTGGCACCGATGGCCGCAATCTGTTCAAAAGCATGGTGGAGGCCGCATCGTGA
- the purC gene encoding phosphoribosylaminoimidazolesuccinocarboxamide synthase: MSRKQPIYEGKAKVLYEGTEPGTIIQYFKDDATAFNAQKRGTIAGKGVLNNMITEFVMTRLAEIGIPTHFIRRLNMREQLCKKCEIVPIEVVVRNIVAGSMAKRLGLEEGERLPRPIVEFYYKDDALGDPLVSDEHILALGWAGAEELEEIVGMTLRVNDYLCGLMRGIGLKLVDFKLEFGRVWEGDFPQLVLADEFSPDNCRLWDAITNEKMDKDRFRRDLGGVEEAYQEVARRLGVLPESAEIEQLKKDETK; this comes from the coding sequence ATGTCCAGAAAGCAGCCCATCTACGAGGGTAAAGCCAAGGTTCTTTACGAAGGTACAGAGCCCGGAACGATCATTCAGTATTTCAAGGACGACGCCACGGCGTTCAACGCCCAGAAGCGCGGCACCATTGCCGGCAAGGGTGTCCTGAACAACATGATCACCGAATTCGTCATGACCCGTCTGGCAGAAATCGGCATTCCGACTCACTTCATTCGCCGCCTGAACATGCGCGAACAGCTTTGCAAGAAATGCGAAATTGTTCCGATCGAAGTCGTGGTCCGCAACATCGTTGCCGGTTCGATGGCCAAACGTCTTGGCCTTGAAGAAGGCGAACGCCTGCCGCGCCCGATCGTCGAGTTCTATTACAAGGACGATGCGCTGGGTGATCCGCTGGTGTCGGATGAACACATCCTTGCTCTGGGTTGGGCAGGTGCTGAAGAGCTTGAGGAAATTGTCGGCATGACCCTTCGCGTCAATGACTACCTGTGTGGTCTGATGCGCGGTATTGGCCTGAAACTGGTTGATTTCAAGCTTGAGTTCGGCCGCGTATGGGAAGGCGACTTCCCGCAGTTGGTCCTGGCCGATGAATTCAGCCCGGATAACTGCCGTCTTTGGGATGCGATCACCAACGAAAAGATGGACAAGGACCGCTTCCGCCGCGATCTCGGCGGTGTCGAAGAGGCCTATCAGGAAGTCGCACGCCGTCTTGGTGTCCTCCCTGAGTCCGCCGAAATAGAGCAGCTTAAAAAAGACGAAACCAAATAA
- the purS gene encoding phosphoribosylformylglycinamidine synthase subunit PurS, with translation MKARVHVTLKNGVLDPQGKAVHHALQGLGFDGINDVRQGKFIELELDGTDAAKAEAEVKEMCEKLLANTVIEDYSIELA, from the coding sequence GTGAAAGCACGTGTTCATGTCACCCTGAAGAACGGCGTTCTCGACCCGCAGGGCAAAGCCGTTCACCACGCCCTTCAGGGCCTGGGTTTTGATGGCATCAATGACGTCCGTCAGGGCAAATTCATCGAACTCGAACTGGATGGCACCGATGCCGCCAAGGCCGAAGCCGAGGTCAAGGAAATGTGCGAGAAGCTTCTCGCCAATACCGTGATCGAAGATTACAGCATCGAGCTGGCCTGA
- a CDS encoding DMT family transporter: protein MKNKAYIVFGFLALAWGMTFLFNKSASTLITPTQIAAVRVFMGFLPVFAAALIGRKLKWRHLRFTHHFIVMSVLAGSLYYFSFAKGIQLLPSSLAGMLSGAIPMISFITAAAFLRDEPVNRRSLLGLGVGFIGVAMIARPWDASVSASDLAGVGYIGLGSLCVGLSFVYARRFLSPLGISPLALCTYQLGIAALTLLVTTDFDGASAIFDNGWIALGLFFGLGLLGTGFAYLCYYFVVENLGAVKAASVTYIPPIIAVLTGSLILGESVQLLDLTALVAILTGVVMMQSGRTPPMQRRLANLPSQQS from the coding sequence ATGAAAAACAAAGCCTATATCGTGTTCGGATTTCTGGCCCTTGCCTGGGGCATGACGTTTCTGTTTAACAAAAGCGCCAGCACCCTGATCACCCCGACACAAATTGCCGCCGTTCGCGTGTTTATGGGGTTCCTGCCGGTTTTTGCCGCAGCCCTGATCGGGCGAAAACTTAAATGGCGGCATTTGCGCTTTACCCACCATTTTATCGTGATGTCGGTTCTGGCGGGCAGTCTTTACTATTTCAGCTTTGCCAAGGGCATTCAGCTTTTGCCATCCAGCCTTGCCGGGATGCTAAGCGGCGCCATTCCGATGATTTCGTTTATCACCGCTGCGGCCTTTTTGCGCGATGAGCCTGTTAATCGTCGCTCGCTTCTTGGATTGGGTGTTGGCTTTATCGGGGTCGCGATGATTGCGCGCCCGTGGGACGCAAGTGTTTCGGCAAGCGATCTCGCCGGGGTTGGCTATATCGGACTGGGGTCCCTATGCGTTGGCCTGTCCTTTGTCTATGCCCGCCGATTCCTGAGCCCGCTTGGCATTTCGCCTCTTGCACTTTGCACCTATCAATTGGGTATTGCCGCACTGACATTGCTTGTTACCACCGACTTTGACGGCGCCAGCGCGATCTTTGACAATGGCTGGATCGCCCTTGGCCTGTTCTTTGGGCTTGGCCTGCTTGGCACCGGCTTTGCGTATTTGTGCTATTACTTCGTTGTCGAAAATCTTGGTGCGGTCAAAGCGGCAAGCGTGACCTATATCCCACCGATTATCGCCGTTCTGACCGGCTCGCTGATTTTGGGAGAAAGCGTTCAACTGCTTGATCTGACTGCACTGGTGGCAATCCTGACAGGGGTTGTCATGATGCAATCGGGGCGTACCCCACCGATGCAACGCCGCCTGGCAAATTTGCCATCACAGCAAAGCTGA